Proteins encoded in a region of the Streptomyces sp. NBC_00513 genome:
- a CDS encoding alpha/beta fold hydrolase encodes MRHQVRTADGRALAVERWGDPDGKPVFLLHGMPGSRLGPAPRGMVLYQRRMQLIAYDRPGYGGSDRHPGRTVADVAQDVAAVADALDLDTFAVAGRSGGSAGALACAALLPDRVTRTAAMVGLAPRDAEDLDWFAGMADSNVREYTTAADDPEELAARLTPRAAGIRADPGRLLDELRRELTDNDRMIVSDAGLRSMLLRNYREGLRTSADGWIDDVLAFSRPWGFDPADIRTPVMIWHGELDVFSPVGHSRWLARRIPGATTTIDPAAAHFAALRALPDVLNWLLRDVPAPPVSEQLPA; translated from the coding sequence GTGCGCCATCAGGTGCGTACCGCCGACGGACGTGCTCTGGCCGTGGAGCGCTGGGGCGATCCCGACGGCAAACCGGTCTTCCTGCTCCACGGCATGCCCGGCAGCAGACTCGGGCCGGCCCCGCGGGGCATGGTCCTCTACCAGCGCCGGATGCAGCTCATCGCCTACGACCGGCCCGGCTACGGCGGCTCCGACCGCCATCCGGGCCGCACCGTCGCCGACGTGGCCCAGGACGTGGCCGCCGTCGCCGACGCCCTGGACCTGGACACCTTCGCTGTGGCGGGCCGCTCCGGCGGCTCCGCGGGAGCCCTGGCCTGCGCCGCCCTGCTCCCGGACCGGGTCACCCGGACGGCGGCCATGGTGGGCCTCGCCCCCCGGGACGCGGAGGACCTGGACTGGTTCGCCGGGATGGCGGACTCGAACGTCCGGGAGTACACCACCGCCGCCGACGACCCCGAGGAACTCGCGGCCCGGCTGACCCCCCGCGCCGCCGGCATCCGCGCGGACCCCGGTCGGCTCCTGGACGAACTGCGCCGGGAACTCACCGACAACGACCGCATGATCGTCTCGGACGCGGGCCTGCGGTCCATGTTGCTGCGCAACTACCGCGAGGGCCTGCGGACCTCCGCGGACGGCTGGATCGACGACGTGCTCGCCTTCAGCCGCCCGTGGGGCTTCGACCCGGCCGACATCCGGACCCCGGTGATGATCTGGCACGGGGAACTGGACGTCTTCTCCCCCGTCGGGCACTCCCGCTGGCTGGCCCGACGGATCCCCGGTGCCACCACCACCATCGACCCGGCCGCGGCCCACTTCGCGGCCCTGCGCGCCCTGCCCGACGTACTGAACTGGCTGCTGCGGGACGTGCCCGCACCCCCGGTCAGCGAACAACTGCCTGCCTGA
- the fxsA gene encoding FxSxx-COOH cyclophane-containing RiPP peptide: MNTSATPPTTTVKTSRVPLDRIDVHSTSAATTLGRVLRTESGRHVQAPIFNSAL, from the coding sequence GTGAACACTTCCGCAACCCCCCCGACCACCACGGTCAAGACCTCCCGGGTCCCGCTCGACCGCATCGACGTGCACAGCACCTCGGCGGCGACGACACTCGGCCGCGTGTTGCGGACGGAATCCGGTCGTCACGTTCAGGCACCGATCTTCAACTCTGCGCTCTGA
- the fxsB gene encoding radical SAM/SPASM protein FxsB, inactivated metallohydrolase extension form produces the protein MTGLIAFREIVLKVHSRCDLACDHCYVYEHADQSWRARPKVISPEVIAHTASRLAEHARDHALPSVTVILHGGEPLLAGTARLRLVCEEFTRALDGIAALDLRIHTNGLQLGHRHLDLFAEYDVRVGISLDGDRAANDRHRRFADGRTSHPLVLAAVALLRSEPYRHLYQGLLCTVDVANDPVAVLDALVELEPPRVDFLLPHATWETPPVRPDGAPDAYARWLLRVFDHWERRERPVPVRLFESLLSTLRGGPSLTESLGLAPTDLVVVETDGQLEQVDSLKTAFEGAAATGFNVFDHTFDQVAAHPGVRARQQGLSGVSDTCRRCPVVRSCGGGLYAHRYRPDPATGGSFDHPSVYCADLRELVDGVEGRTARRETAPELTDPTELARSQQELTRVLLARLNADRTGDPDWARAWELLAAVERSGDAGADALDAVLDHPFTRTWVLAALDPEHEGPREDAGPARRLAALAAAAVLRGGLNLPAEVVYRDGEVYLPTLGLLRLGEPGTRGRAALRAVDDGYAVRDGRAEHRFGPAAGDSRWQPVRTWSPGPDAPPVALEDLDPYRNCFARPPRLRLGAGEAEEWRGLLDRAWALLHDTVPEFARAAAAGLTTLTPLAGGPREHGWGEAGRHAPGALGVPYGAGVRETALALLTGRRRARLRALTEVADLYALDGEWQHPSPWRERPVPVSRLLADVHERVAVEAYRRAVAGPEPGAADPIHRALDRLSGAAELTITGKRLVEELRWELKAVDA, from the coding sequence ATGACCGGCCTGATCGCATTTCGCGAGATCGTCCTGAAAGTTCACAGCAGATGCGATCTCGCTTGTGATCATTGCTACGTCTACGAACACGCAGATCAGAGCTGGCGAGCCCGGCCGAAGGTGATCTCCCCCGAGGTGATCGCACACACCGCGTCGCGGCTCGCCGAACATGCCCGTGACCATGCTCTCCCCTCTGTCACGGTGATTCTCCACGGAGGGGAACCCCTGCTGGCGGGCACCGCCCGACTCCGGCTCGTGTGCGAGGAATTCACCCGCGCCCTCGACGGAATCGCCGCCCTGGATCTGCGCATCCACACCAACGGGCTCCAGCTCGGTCACCGCCATCTGGACCTCTTCGCCGAGTACGACGTCCGGGTCGGCATCTCCCTCGACGGGGACCGCGCCGCGAACGACCGCCACCGCCGGTTCGCGGACGGCCGCACCAGCCACCCCCTGGTCCTCGCCGCCGTCGCGCTGCTCCGCTCCGAGCCCTACCGCCACCTCTACCAGGGGCTGCTCTGCACCGTGGACGTGGCCAACGACCCCGTCGCCGTGCTCGACGCCCTCGTGGAGCTGGAGCCCCCCCGGGTGGACTTCCTGCTCCCCCACGCCACCTGGGAGACCCCTCCGGTCCGCCCGGACGGCGCCCCCGACGCGTACGCGCGCTGGCTACTGCGGGTCTTCGACCACTGGGAGCGCCGGGAACGACCCGTCCCCGTACGGCTCTTCGAGTCGCTGCTGTCCACCCTGCGCGGCGGCCCCAGCCTGACGGAGTCCCTGGGTCTGGCCCCGACCGACCTCGTCGTCGTCGAGACCGACGGACAACTGGAGCAGGTCGATTCCCTCAAGACCGCCTTCGAGGGGGCCGCGGCCACCGGCTTCAACGTCTTCGACCACACCTTCGACCAGGTGGCGGCCCACCCCGGGGTGCGCGCCCGACAGCAGGGGCTGTCCGGTGTCAGCGACACGTGCCGGCGCTGCCCCGTCGTACGCTCGTGCGGCGGCGGACTCTACGCCCACCGCTACCGGCCCGACCCCGCCACCGGCGGGAGCTTCGACCACCCCTCCGTGTACTGCGCCGACCTGCGCGAACTGGTGGACGGCGTGGAGGGTCGCACCGCGCGGCGCGAGACCGCCCCGGAACTCACCGACCCGACCGAACTGGCCCGGTCCCAGCAGGAGCTGACCCGGGTGCTGCTGGCCCGGTTGAACGCCGACCGGACGGGTGACCCCGACTGGGCCCGGGCCTGGGAACTGCTGGCGGCCGTGGAGCGGTCCGGGGACGCCGGCGCGGACGCCCTGGACGCCGTCCTGGACCACCCGTTCACCCGGACGTGGGTACTGGCGGCCCTGGACCCGGAGCACGAGGGCCCCCGGGAGGACGCCGGCCCGGCCCGTCGGCTGGCCGCGCTGGCCGCCGCCGCCGTGCTGCGCGGCGGGTTGAACCTGCCCGCCGAGGTGGTCTACCGGGACGGCGAGGTGTACCTGCCGACCCTGGGACTGCTGCGGCTCGGCGAGCCGGGCACGCGGGGGCGAGCCGCGCTCCGCGCCGTCGACGACGGGTACGCCGTACGGGACGGCCGCGCCGAACACCGCTTCGGACCGGCGGCGGGGGACTCGCGCTGGCAGCCCGTACGGACCTGGTCGCCCGGGCCCGACGCGCCGCCGGTGGCCCTGGAGGACCTGGACCCGTACCGCAACTGCTTCGCCCGCCCGCCCCGGCTGCGGCTCGGGGCGGGCGAGGCCGAGGAGTGGCGGGGTCTCCTGGACCGGGCCTGGGCCCTGCTGCACGACACGGTCCCGGAGTTCGCCCGGGCGGCCGCCGCCGGGCTGACCACGCTGACCCCACTGGCCGGCGGACCCCGGGAGCACGGCTGGGGGGAGGCCGGCCGGCACGCCCCCGGGGCGCTCGGCGTCCCGTACGGGGCGGGGGTGCGGGAGACGGCGCTCGCGCTGCTGACCGGCCGCCGCCGGGCCCGCCTGCGCGCGCTGACGGAGGTGGCCGACCTGTACGCCCTGGACGGGGAGTGGCAGCACCCGTCGCCCTGGCGGGAGCGGCCCGTACCGGTCTCCCGACTGCTGGCCGACGTACACGAGCGGGTGGCGGTGGAGGCCTACCGGCGGGCCGTCGCGGGCCCCGAACCCGGCGCCGCCGACCCCATCCACCGGGCCCTGGACCGGCTGTCCGGAGCGGCCGAACTGACCATCACGGGCAAACGCCTGGTGGAGGAGCTGCGCTGGGAACTGAAGGCGGTCGACGCGTGA
- a CDS encoding aminoglycoside N(3)-acetyltransferase, with amino-acid sequence MSALALAVHLRLLGVRPRTRLLVHAGLGGTGLRAEVLRDALTGVLGPHGTLVVPTFTPENSLTSSAHLAGIAGLSASEAAAFRARMPAFDPATTPSQGMGALAEAVRTAPGAVRSDHPQTSFAALGKDAERLCAGHRIESHMGEESPLGKLCWEGGQVLMINVGFSVCTAFHLAEYRIPKPPLRMYDCVVKVNLPGGQQGREWTTYEDVALDDGDFAEIGATFPDSQVRRGRVGGVSALLFSIPDAVDHALDWMTENRC; translated from the coding sequence GTGAGCGCCCTCGCCCTCGCCGTCCACCTGCGCCTGCTCGGCGTCCGACCCCGGACCCGGCTGCTGGTGCACGCCGGGCTCGGCGGGACCGGCCTGCGCGCCGAGGTGCTGCGCGACGCCCTGACCGGGGTGCTCGGCCCGCACGGCACGCTGGTGGTGCCGACCTTCACCCCGGAGAACTCCCTCACCTCCAGCGCCCACCTGGCCGGGATCGCCGGGCTGAGCGCGTCCGAGGCGGCGGCGTTCCGCGCCCGGATGCCGGCCTTCGACCCGGCGACCACACCGAGCCAGGGCATGGGCGCCCTGGCCGAGGCCGTGCGCACCGCGCCGGGAGCCGTGCGCAGCGACCACCCGCAGACCTCCTTCGCCGCGCTCGGCAAGGACGCGGAGCGCCTGTGCGCGGGTCATCGGATCGAAAGCCACATGGGCGAGGAGTCGCCTCTGGGAAAGCTGTGCTGGGAGGGAGGGCAGGTACTCATGATCAATGTGGGGTTTTCAGTTTGCACTGCTTTCCATCTCGCGGAGTATCGAATTCCGAAGCCCCCCTTGCGCATGTACGACTGTGTGGTGAAGGTGAACCTTCCGGGGGGTCAGCAGGGGAGGGAATGGACGACGTACGAGGACGTGGCACTGGACGACGGCGACTTCGCGGAGATCGGCGCGACGTTCCCGGATTCACAGGTGCGCAGGGGGCGGGTGGGCGGCGTCTCGGCCCTGCTCTTCTCGATTCCGGATGCCGTCGATCACGCCCTTGACTGGATGACCGAAAACAGATGCTGA
- a CDS encoding TIR-like protein FxsC: MFLRSHLRDGGRVPASVQPYFFLSYAHTPRFGAGGPDPDMWVERLFRDLCSHVMALTDLPAGSEAGFMDREIRSGEGWSERLGTALATCRVFVPLFSPRYFASEMCGKEWFAFAQRAIQHGAASNEPAEAIVPALWVPVPPSQLPGPAERLQFNHNTFGERYVTDGLYGLIKLRGYAEQYERAVYELAKRIVRVAETVRLDPVRPVDYRVVPSAFGSSDNPARSLHVTVAAASRHDLPEGRSPEYYGDSALDWNPYHPASQRPVALIAEDLVRNLNYQTSIGSFDDEAGHFDSKQPPTRPEILIVDRWAVEDEQRRRRLAAFDQESRPWINVVVPWNRYDHQSRAKESELAHRLEDTMPVKMGQGRAACRAAANGVANMETLGQILPQVVEAAAQQFLRHAQVYPPAGGTHTERPRLIGPMGMNGPPVPLPPPAPFPPDSESRDGEHRDGEGRDHEHRNGEDRNSEPRGRDAADHNESDRGDADDSES, translated from the coding sequence ATGTTTCTTCGCTCGCATCTTCGGGACGGGGGGCGTGTGCCCGCATCAGTGCAGCCGTACTTCTTTCTCAGTTATGCGCATACACCGAGATTCGGGGCCGGGGGGCCCGACCCGGACATGTGGGTCGAGCGTCTCTTCCGCGATCTCTGCAGTCACGTCATGGCGCTGACCGATCTGCCCGCCGGCTCCGAGGCGGGTTTCATGGACCGGGAGATACGCAGCGGGGAGGGCTGGTCGGAGCGGCTCGGCACGGCGCTCGCCACCTGCCGGGTCTTCGTCCCGCTGTTCTCGCCGCGCTACTTCGCCAGCGAGATGTGCGGGAAGGAGTGGTTCGCCTTCGCGCAGCGCGCCATCCAGCACGGAGCGGCGAGCAACGAGCCGGCCGAGGCCATCGTCCCCGCCCTGTGGGTACCGGTGCCGCCGTCCCAACTCCCGGGCCCGGCGGAGCGGTTGCAGTTCAACCACAACACCTTCGGCGAGCGCTACGTCACCGACGGGCTGTACGGGCTGATCAAACTGCGGGGGTACGCGGAGCAGTACGAGCGGGCCGTCTACGAACTCGCCAAACGCATCGTCCGCGTCGCGGAGACCGTCCGCCTCGACCCCGTCCGCCCGGTGGACTACCGGGTGGTGCCCAGCGCCTTCGGTAGCTCCGACAATCCGGCCCGCTCCCTCCACGTGACCGTCGCCGCCGCGTCCCGCCACGACCTGCCGGAGGGGCGCAGCCCCGAGTACTACGGGGACAGCGCGCTGGACTGGAACCCGTACCACCCGGCGTCCCAGCGGCCCGTCGCCCTGATCGCGGAGGACCTGGTCAGGAACCTCAACTACCAGACCAGCATCGGTTCCTTCGACGACGAGGCCGGGCACTTCGACAGCAAGCAGCCGCCGACCCGCCCGGAGATCCTGATCGTCGACCGTTGGGCGGTCGAGGACGAGCAGCGCCGCCGGCGACTCGCCGCCTTCGATCAGGAGTCCCGGCCGTGGATCAACGTGGTCGTGCCGTGGAACCGGTACGACCACCAGAGCCGGGCGAAGGAGAGCGAACTGGCGCACCGGCTGGAGGACACCATGCCCGTCAAGATGGGCCAGGGCCGGGCCGCGTGCCGGGCCGCCGCGAACGGCGTGGCCAACATGGAGACGCTCGGGCAGATCCTGCCGCAGGTCGTGGAGGCGGCCGCGCAGCAGTTCCTCAGACACGCCCAGGTCTATCCACCGGCCGGCGGCACCCACACCGAACGCCCGCGGCTGATCGGGCCGATGGGGATGAACGGGCCGCCCGTGCCGCTGCCGCCGCCCGCCCCCTTCCCGCCCGACAGCGAGTCCCGGGACGGCGAACACCGCGACGGTGAGGGTCGCGACCACGAGCACCGGAACGGAGAAGACCGGAACAGCGAGCCGCGCGGCCGGGACGCCGCCGACCACAACGAATCAGACCGGGGGGACGCGGATGACAGCGAGTCGTGA
- the fxsT gene encoding FxSxx-COOH system tetratricopeptide repeat protein, whose protein sequence is MTASRDSRDGRIVTFYSYKGGTGRTMALANTAWILAANGKRVLAVDWDLEAPGLHRFFHPFLDPSTLGATTGVIDLISEYAWAATSPVQRADDWHKDYARIQPHAVSLTPETLGWEFPDGGTLDFVSAGRQNREYSATVSTFDWDNFYDRLGGGLFFDALRADMKRNYDYVLIDSRTGLSDIADICTVHLPDVLVDCFTLSDQSIDGAASVARQIDERFNDRGIKIYPVPMRIDEGEKEKADAGRALARIRFDRFPNGLVGDELTSYWGAVEIPYRPYYAYEETLATFGDEAGLTNSLLSAFERLTAVVTEGEIVSMPAIAEDVRMRIRDAFTRRRPALPADLFLSYVAENRMWADWIESVLTRAGFRVVPQDVSAERPPGDGSGSGDTLGGAGISVDNAARTVVLLSSAYLKSARAVDVWNRAAAEDPTGGRRQLVPLRVGDVRLATPYIDRNPVDLFRLDEVHATTALLRAVERPMALPDSVNSTTQPGPRFPGTVPKIWNAPPRNPGFTGRSIVLERMRDQLGGGMAVVLPQPQTLYGLGGVGKTQVALEYVHRFMADYDLVWWISSEQTDDVVAALAELAVRLGAQTGEDMSAASQEAIDLLRRGVPTSRWLLVFDNADDPETLKRFFPPGGPGHVLVTSRNQSWSQYGDALPVDVFLREESIEHLQRRAPGLTKEDAEQVAVAVGDLPLAVEQAGAWIAETATPVSAYLEQLAEQAARVLGLNQPPGYPEPVAATWNVSIERLQSRSPAAVRLLQLCAFFAPEPISANLLYSKEMINALKPYDSSLQEKLMLGRVIREIGRFAMAKVDQVGNSIQVHRLVQAVIRAQLSEEEQREARHAVHRILAGARPDDDEPIDNPETWPRFNTIWPHLTPSEARNCKEPETRRLLIDRVRYLWKRGDFKAAYQLGEELREIWKDTLGNDDLQYLYLRFHLSNILRSQGRFVEAQELGEVTLERQRTVLGPSHPHTYMTTSGLAMDLGALGRYAEAMELATAAHEGFSQIFHEAHPRTLAAANNLALNLRMVGQYARAREIDQEVFDRRTEVLGTDHPYTLSSAQNLARDLREVGRYDDSVQLLARTYEIYKRTLGRAFPGTLSAAKNLAVSLRRAGELEDALRLTTATRNRYRAKYTSVNPDLLACELNLASDLFATGDPGAARDLAQEVVDEFMKVPGERHPYTLAAVNNLAVFHWGTGAADTAEPMLRQTIRHMSEVLGDNHPHTIFTHLNLANARADLGDPEGALELERLSVMRLREALGVHHPETLASASNMAVSLDMMGRKEEAARVRAEAVAELTRLLGEDHGLTRYARDERRVHRDLEPLAV, encoded by the coding sequence ATGACAGCGAGTCGTGACAGCCGTGACGGACGCATCGTCACCTTCTATTCGTACAAGGGCGGTACCGGCCGCACGATGGCGCTCGCCAACACCGCCTGGATCCTCGCGGCCAACGGCAAGCGCGTGCTCGCCGTGGACTGGGACCTGGAGGCACCGGGGCTGCACCGTTTCTTCCATCCCTTCCTGGACCCCTCCACCCTCGGGGCCACCACCGGGGTCATCGACCTGATCAGCGAGTACGCCTGGGCCGCCACCAGCCCGGTGCAGCGCGCCGACGACTGGCACAAGGACTACGCGCGGATCCAGCCGCACGCCGTCTCGCTCACCCCGGAGACCCTGGGCTGGGAGTTCCCCGACGGCGGCACGCTCGACTTCGTCTCGGCGGGCCGACAGAACCGCGAGTACTCGGCGACCGTCTCCACCTTCGACTGGGACAACTTCTACGACCGGCTCGGCGGTGGTCTCTTCTTCGACGCCTTACGCGCCGACATGAAGCGGAACTATGACTACGTCCTGATCGACAGCCGGACCGGTCTGTCCGACATCGCGGACATCTGCACGGTGCACCTGCCGGACGTCCTGGTCGACTGCTTCACCCTCTCCGACCAGTCGATCGACGGCGCCGCCTCGGTGGCACGCCAGATCGACGAGCGCTTCAACGACCGGGGCATCAAGATCTACCCGGTTCCGATGCGCATCGACGAGGGCGAGAAGGAGAAGGCCGACGCGGGCCGGGCCCTGGCCCGGATCAGGTTCGACCGCTTTCCCAACGGTCTCGTCGGGGACGAACTCACCTCGTACTGGGGTGCGGTGGAGATCCCGTACCGGCCCTACTACGCCTACGAGGAGACCCTGGCCACCTTCGGTGACGAGGCCGGTCTCACCAACTCCCTCCTCTCCGCGTTCGAGCGGTTGACGGCGGTGGTCACCGAGGGCGAGATCGTCTCGATGCCCGCCATCGCGGAGGACGTCCGGATGCGGATCCGGGACGCCTTCACCCGGCGGCGCCCCGCCCTGCCCGCCGACCTGTTCCTCTCCTACGTCGCCGAGAACCGCATGTGGGCCGACTGGATCGAGTCGGTCCTCACCCGGGCCGGGTTCCGGGTGGTGCCGCAGGACGTCTCCGCCGAACGCCCGCCGGGCGACGGGAGCGGGAGCGGGGACACCCTCGGCGGGGCCGGCATCAGCGTCGACAACGCGGCCCGGACCGTGGTGCTGCTCTCCAGCGCCTACCTCAAGTCCGCCCGGGCCGTGGACGTGTGGAACCGGGCGGCCGCGGAGGACCCGACCGGGGGGCGACGCCAGCTGGTGCCGCTGCGCGTGGGCGACGTACGGCTGGCGACCCCGTACATCGACCGCAACCCGGTGGACCTGTTCCGCCTGGACGAGGTGCACGCCACCACGGCGCTGCTCCGCGCGGTGGAGCGGCCGATGGCCCTGCCGGACTCCGTCAACAGCACCACCCAGCCCGGGCCCCGCTTCCCCGGGACGGTCCCGAAGATCTGGAACGCTCCGCCCCGCAACCCCGGGTTCACGGGGCGCAGCATCGTGCTGGAGCGGATGCGCGACCAGCTCGGCGGCGGCATGGCCGTGGTGCTGCCGCAGCCGCAGACGCTGTACGGGCTCGGCGGCGTGGGCAAGACTCAGGTGGCGCTGGAGTACGTGCACCGGTTCATGGCCGACTACGACCTGGTCTGGTGGATCTCCTCGGAACAGACCGACGACGTGGTGGCGGCCCTCGCGGAGCTGGCCGTACGCCTCGGCGCGCAGACCGGCGAGGACATGTCGGCCGCTTCCCAGGAGGCCATCGACCTGCTCCGGCGCGGGGTGCCGACCTCGCGGTGGCTGCTGGTCTTCGACAACGCCGACGATCCCGAGACCCTGAAGCGGTTCTTCCCGCCGGGCGGCCCGGGGCACGTGCTGGTGACCTCGCGCAACCAGTCCTGGTCGCAGTACGGCGACGCGCTCCCGGTGGACGTGTTCCTGCGCGAGGAGTCCATCGAGCACCTCCAGCGCCGGGCGCCGGGGCTCACCAAGGAGGACGCCGAGCAGGTGGCCGTGGCGGTGGGCGACCTCCCGTTGGCGGTCGAGCAGGCGGGCGCCTGGATCGCGGAGACGGCGACGCCGGTGTCCGCGTACCTGGAGCAGTTGGCGGAGCAGGCGGCCCGGGTGCTGGGGTTGAACCAGCCCCCCGGGTACCCGGAGCCGGTGGCCGCCACCTGGAACGTGTCCATCGAGCGGCTCCAGTCCCGCTCCCCCGCCGCCGTGCGGCTGCTCCAGCTCTGCGCGTTCTTCGCGCCCGAGCCGATCTCCGCCAACCTCCTCTACAGCAAGGAGATGATCAACGCGCTCAAGCCGTACGACTCCTCGCTCCAGGAGAAGCTGATGCTGGGCCGGGTGATCCGGGAGATCGGCCGGTTCGCGATGGCCAAGGTCGACCAGGTCGGCAACAGCATCCAGGTGCACCGGCTGGTCCAGGCCGTGATCCGGGCCCAGCTCTCGGAGGAGGAACAGCGCGAGGCCCGGCACGCGGTGCACCGGATCCTGGCGGGGGCCCGGCCGGACGACGACGAGCCGATAGACAATCCGGAGACCTGGCCGCGGTTCAACACCATCTGGCCGCACCTGACCCCCTCCGAGGCCCGCAACTGCAAGGAGCCGGAGACCCGCAGGCTGTTGATCGACCGGGTCCGCTACCTCTGGAAGCGCGGCGACTTCAAGGCCGCGTACCAACTCGGCGAGGAGCTGCGGGAGATCTGGAAGGACACCCTCGGCAACGACGACCTCCAGTACCTGTACCTGCGCTTCCACCTGTCCAACATCCTGCGCTCGCAGGGCCGGTTCGTGGAGGCGCAGGAACTGGGCGAGGTCACGCTGGAGCGGCAGCGGACGGTGCTCGGCCCCTCCCATCCGCACACGTACATGACCACCAGTGGTCTGGCGATGGACCTGGGGGCGCTGGGTCGGTACGCGGAGGCGATGGAGCTGGCGACGGCCGCCCACGAGGGCTTCAGCCAGATATTCCACGAGGCGCACCCCCGCACCCTGGCCGCGGCCAACAACCTGGCGCTGAACCTGCGCATGGTCGGCCAGTACGCCCGGGCCCGGGAGATCGACCAGGAGGTCTTCGACCGGCGCACCGAGGTGCTGGGCACGGACCACCCGTACACGCTCTCGTCGGCCCAGAACCTGGCCCGTGACCTGCGCGAGGTCGGCCGGTACGACGATTCGGTGCAGCTCCTGGCACGGACGTACGAGATCTACAAGCGGACGCTGGGCCGGGCCTTCCCGGGCACCCTGTCGGCCGCCAAGAACCTGGCGGTGTCGCTGCGCAGGGCGGGCGAGTTGGAGGACGCGCTGCGGCTGACGACGGCGACCCGCAACCGGTACCGGGCCAAGTACACCTCGGTCAACCCCGACCTGTTGGCCTGCGAACTCAACCTCGCGTCCGACCTGTTCGCGACGGGTGATCCGGGCGCGGCGCGGGACCTGGCGCAGGAGGTGGTGGACGAGTTCATGAAGGTGCCGGGCGAACGGCACCCGTACACCCTGGCCGCGGTCAACAACCTCGCGGTGTTCCACTGGGGCACGGGTGCGGCGGACACGGCGGAGCCGATGTTGCGGCAGACGATCCGACACATGAGCGAGGTGTTGGGCGACAACCACCCGCACACGATCTTCACCCATCTGAACCTGGCCAACGCCCGGGCGGACCTGGGTGATCCGGAGGGCGCGCTGGAACTGGAGCGGTTGTCGGTGATGCGGCTGCGCGAGGCGCTGGGAGTGCATCACCCCGAGACCCTGGCGAGCGCCTCCAACATGGCGGTCAGCCTGGACATGATGGGGCGCAAGGAGGAGGCCGCCCGGGTGCGGGCGGAGGCGGTGGCCGAGTTGACGCGGCTGCTCGGCGAGGACCACGGTCTGACCCGCTACGCCCGCGACGAGCGGCGGGTGCACCGCGATCTGGAGCCCCTCGCCGTGTGA
- a CDS encoding DUF4231 domain-containing protein, with the protein MTFRNEDLPALFHHTDQAAISRQRESTQATRAQLVLLVVAAGAAALPAGPTVGSLRLFGAISALAYAGVLGVGIRATRRRARPQWQLNRSAAEFIKSLAWRYAVHGAPFGSDVAGPEATYRTRLEKGLDELRKMGWEDPRVSGAVPEGGEITGAMHRLRGLGYHVRRETYVRDRLIEQRNWYQRKTEVSRRATALWSWTIVLLTCLGLLFALLGAFGSGPGPRLTGLLSAAAAAGIAWNEVRRHHPLIEAHTLIEQDLSAMMVVMQTTITEAQWPSSVYETERYVSPQHTDWLARHSS; encoded by the coding sequence ATGACCTTTCGAAACGAGGACCTGCCGGCCCTCTTCCACCACACCGATCAGGCGGCGATCTCCCGACAGCGGGAGTCCACCCAGGCCACGCGCGCCCAGCTGGTGCTGCTCGTCGTCGCGGCGGGAGCCGCCGCCCTGCCCGCGGGACCGACCGTGGGATCGCTGCGACTGTTCGGGGCGATCAGCGCGCTGGCGTACGCCGGTGTCCTGGGGGTGGGCATCCGGGCGACCCGGCGCCGGGCCCGGCCCCAGTGGCAGCTGAACCGGAGCGCGGCCGAGTTCATCAAGTCCCTGGCCTGGCGGTACGCCGTGCACGGGGCGCCGTTCGGCAGTGACGTCGCCGGGCCGGAGGCGACGTACCGGACCCGTTTGGAGAAGGGCCTGGACGAGCTGCGCAAGATGGGCTGGGAGGATCCCCGGGTCTCGGGCGCGGTGCCGGAGGGCGGGGAGATCACGGGGGCGATGCACCGGTTGCGCGGTCTGGGCTACCACGTGCGCCGGGAGACGTACGTCCGGGATCGGCTGATCGAGCAGCGCAACTGGTACCAGCGCAAGACGGAGGTGTCGCGTCGGGCGACCGCCCTGTGGTCGTGGACCATCGTGCTGTTGACGTGCCTGGGTCTGTTGTTCGCCCTGTTGGGGGCCTTCGGTTCGGGTCCGGGGCCGCGGCTGACGGGGCTGCTCAGCGCGGCGGCGGCGGCCGGCATCGCCTGGAACGAGGTGCGCCGGCACCATCCGCTGATCGAGGCGCACACCCTGATCGAGCAGGACCTGTCGGCGATGATGGTCGTGATGCAGACGACGATCACCGAGGCCCAGTGGCCTTCCTCGGTGTACGAGACGGAACGCTACGTGTCTCCGCAGCACACGGACTGGCTCGCGCGACACAGCAGTTGA